CGGCCAGGCGGGGCTCGGGCTTGCGGCCCGCAGCGCGGCGGCGCAGCCCCGCGACCTGGCGCAGCAGGGCCTCGAACAGGCCCAGCCCCAGCCAGCGCCGGAGCCAGCCGTAGGCCGTGCGCCAATGCACCAGGCCGGAGGGCAGCGCCCGCCAGGCCCCGCCCACCCGCAGGTGCCAGGCCAGCCCGCGCACCACCGCCGCATAGGGCGTCGCCCGCGCGCTGCGCGGCGGGTCCGCGCGCTCCAGCCACCGCGCCACCTGGCCGACGGCGTGCATCGACACAACCTCCTTCAGGCGCGCGTCGTGCCGCG
The sequence above is drawn from the Longimicrobium sp. genome and encodes:
- a CDS encoding transposase, encoding MIRPAGRGEGKMWTKAHRARHDARLKEVVSMHAVGQVARWLERADPPRSARATPYAAVVRGLAWHLRVGGAWRALPSGLVHWRTAYGWLRRWLGLGLFEALLRQVAGLRRRAAGRKPEPRLAVIDTQSVECIPVRGPRGYDAAKKVLGRKRVALVDADGTWLAVAVVPANVQDRDCLDALTPGKQAWPSLREAVLDGAF